One genomic segment of Belonocnema kinseyi isolate 2016_QV_RU_SX_M_011 chromosome 2, B_treatae_v1, whole genome shotgun sequence includes these proteins:
- the LOC117182758 gene encoding zinc finger protein 225-like, giving the protein MTGQMSGLRTASAKAQHSPFGSASPLFQIRAEPLPYTRKKSKSDWKETKKESACKYQAYPLKHQRVYHNPPFKNNQEDFSCKIECTNDAALEIKEENIEDQENFAKRDVTLSRNQKNQSKLYKIDQAKRMLKTQEPKVESDMKYKCEKCARTYKQKRTLYTHVKYECDVTPQFACNFCGKPFKRKQNLWRHTDLLHKKTNLITSKERHNCEKCSRSYSTKSALNRHKRIQHEGITRQFICNDCDYKTTDKVNLYRHITLYHL; this is encoded by the exons ATGACTGGCCAAATGAGCGGTTTGAGGACTGCGAGTGCGAAAGCACAGCACTCACCCTTCGGCTCAGCTTCGCCTCTCTTTCAAATACGTGCTGAGCCTTTACCATACACTCGTA AGAAATCAAAGAGTGATTGGAAGGAAACGAAAAAAGAATCAGCATGCAAATATCAAGCGTACCCTTTAAAACACCAAAGAGTATACCACAATCcaccatttaaaaataatcaagaggattttagttgcaaaattgaaTGTACCAATGATGCAGCTTTGGAAATCAAGGAAGAAAATATCGAAG ATCAAGAGAATTTCGCAAAACGCGACGTAACATTAAGTCGTaatcaaaaaaatcaatcaaaattgtacaaaatagaTCAGGCCAAAAGGATGCTGAAAACTCAAGAACCGAAGGTGGAATCGGACATGAAATACAAATGCGAAAAATGTGCTCGAACCTATAAACAGAAACGAACTTTGTATACTCATGTAAAATACGAATGCGATGTCACGCCACAATTCGCATGTAATTTCTGCGGCAAACCATTTAAACGGAAACAAAACCTTTGGCGCCATACAGACCTCTTGCATAAAAAAACAAACTTGATCACATCAAAAGAAAGGcataattgtgaaaaatgttcTCGAAGCTACTCTACAAAAAGTGCTTTAAATCGACATAAACGTATACAACACGAGGGCATTACGCGACAATTTATTTGCAATGATTGTGATTATAAAACAACAGACAAGGTTAACCTATACAGACACATTACCTTATACCATCTATag
- the LOC117182757 gene encoding zinc finger and BTB domain-containing protein 41-like encodes MYNNLSLGKSKRHSIKTEIRSAGKYQAYSLKHDRDDHNLLPKSSEKDATCEIEYINVESVEIKEEIIEDYGNCSKSDLKPTDNHEGQSKIVEMYQSKRKPKNQDSKKELENKSKCEKCARRYRNKKDLISHQKYECDVIPQFKCKFCDKRFKRKTNLWRHTDIVHQKTSSNKTLSTRLKCDKCSRSYTTKSALNRHKRVQHEGITRQFTCDDCGYETRDKVNLYRHIKASHLN; translated from the exons ATGTATAATAATCTAAGCCTTG gAAAATCAAAACGTCATtcaataaaaactgaaataagaTCCGCAGGCAAATATCAAGCATATTCATTAAAACACGATAGGGACGACCACAATCTGCTACCTAAAAGTAGTGAAAAGGATGCGACTTGCGAAATTGAATATATCAATGTCGAATCCGTGGAAATCAAGGAAGAAATTATCGAAG attatgggAATTGTTCAAAAAGCGACCTAAAACCAACCGATAATCACGAAGGTCAATCCAAAATTGTCGAAATGTATCAGTCCAAAAGGAAGCCGAAAAATCAAGATTCGAAGAAGGAATTGGAAAACAAATCTAAATGCGAAAAATGTGCGCGAAGGTAtaggaataaaaaagatttaattagtCACCAAAAATACGAATGCGACGTCATTCcacaatttaaatgtaaattctgCGATAAACGATTTAAACGGAAAACAAACCTTTGGCGCCATACAGATATCGTGCATCAAAAAACCAGCTCAAATAAAACATTGTCAACGAGACTTAAATGTGACAAATGTTCTCGAAGTTACACCACGAAAAGTGCTTTAAATCGACATAAACGTGTACAACACGAGGGCATTACACGACAATTTACTTGCGATGATTGTGGTTATGAAACGAGAGACAAGGTTAACTTGTACAGACATATTAAAGCAAGTCATCTGAACTAA